One genomic segment of Stigmatella erecta includes these proteins:
- a CDS encoding serine/threonine-protein kinase: protein MPPKLIGPYRVMDTLGSGGVGTVYRALDRRTNDTVALKLLSAAPALDARAALRLAREYETLAELAHPNVVKVFDVGVFQGYPYLVMELIEGLTLRHYLDLRGSDIHSPSGSYSGPRLRALPLDDDDSDSWGEEADSDDGESPFNLAAFSEEEPSEDISLQAGTGPVRALADAADEPDTDGPPEPQVPAAPHADPKVQLVERRIQEARTDELNRPERMGRLKDAMLQVCEALAYIHGHGLVHRDLKPSNIMVDEDRQVRLMDFGLAKFLADDAGLTGDGRFVGTFRYMSPEQILGEPLDARADLYSLGVILYELLSGRPPFDAKTPSQLWQQVLEVEPAPVLAINLKGDPQLARVAHRLLRKELDDRYQTAEEVYEALAE, encoded by the coding sequence ATGCCCCCCAAGCTGATTGGTCCCTACCGCGTCATGGACACGCTTGGCAGCGGAGGGGTGGGGACCGTGTACCGGGCCCTGGACCGCCGCACCAACGATACCGTGGCCCTCAAGCTGCTGTCGGCGGCGCCTGCCCTGGATGCCCGGGCGGCCCTGCGGCTGGCGCGAGAGTACGAGACGCTCGCGGAGCTGGCCCACCCCAACGTCGTGAAGGTGTTCGACGTGGGCGTCTTTCAGGGCTATCCCTACCTCGTGATGGAACTCATCGAGGGGCTCACCCTCCGGCACTACCTGGACCTGCGCGGCAGTGACATCCACTCGCCCTCGGGCTCGTACTCCGGGCCGCGCCTCCGCGCCCTGCCCCTCGACGATGACGACTCGGACTCGTGGGGAGAGGAGGCGGACTCGGACGACGGCGAGTCCCCGTTCAACCTGGCGGCCTTCAGCGAGGAGGAGCCCAGCGAGGACATCAGCCTGCAAGCGGGCACCGGGCCCGTGCGGGCACTGGCGGATGCCGCGGACGAGCCGGACACGGACGGCCCGCCGGAGCCCCAGGTCCCCGCCGCGCCGCACGCGGATCCCAAGGTCCAGCTCGTGGAGCGCCGCATCCAGGAGGCCCGCACGGACGAGCTGAACCGGCCCGAGCGCATGGGCCGGCTCAAGGACGCCATGCTCCAGGTGTGCGAGGCGCTGGCGTACATCCACGGCCACGGCCTGGTGCACCGCGACCTCAAGCCCTCCAACATCATGGTGGACGAGGACCGGCAGGTGCGGCTGATGGACTTCGGGCTCGCCAAGTTCCTGGCGGACGACGCGGGCCTCACCGGCGATGGGCGCTTCGTGGGCACCTTCCGGTACATGTCCCCGGAGCAGATTCTCGGCGAGCCGCTGGATGCGCGGGCGGACCTCTACAGCCTGGGCGTCATCCTGTACGAGCTGCTCAGCGGCCGGCCGCCCTTCGACGCGAAGACGCCCAGCCAGCTCTGGCAGCAGGTGCTGGAGGTGGAGCCCGCCCCCGTCCTGGCCATCAACCTGAAAGGAGACCCTCAGCTGGCGCGCGTGGCGCACCGGCTCCTGCGCAAGGAGCTGGATGACCGCTACCAGACGGCCGAGGAAGTCTACGAGGCGCTCGCCGAGTGA
- a CDS encoding RluA family pseudouridine synthase, whose amino-acid sequence MNSPTTHTLTVDAAKAGQRVDLFIGEALGLSRAKLKRLFEEGAVRVDGRPAKKGLLVAAGQHILVKWEEESREAVPDADFPLAVLHEDAALVVVDKPAGRPSHPLKPGETGTVANALIARYPECAQASEDSREGGLCHRLDIETSGVLLAARTREAWQRMRTAFSGREVDKHYVALVTGPLADEGEIELPLRHHPRHPDRVEPALPGEEGAREAHSLFQVQARAGDFSLVEVRILTGVLHQVRAHLAGIGAPLVGDTLYGGREEPGLSRFFLHARALGFTHPETGQRLQVESPLPPELTAVLRQHGLSGGGRPA is encoded by the coding sequence GTGAACTCCCCCACCACGCATACGCTCACCGTGGACGCCGCGAAGGCAGGCCAGCGCGTCGACCTCTTCATCGGCGAGGCCCTGGGCCTCTCTCGCGCGAAGCTCAAGCGCCTCTTCGAGGAGGGCGCGGTGCGGGTGGACGGCCGCCCCGCGAAGAAGGGGCTCCTGGTCGCCGCGGGCCAGCACATCCTCGTGAAGTGGGAGGAGGAGAGCCGCGAGGCGGTGCCGGACGCGGACTTCCCGCTGGCGGTGCTGCACGAGGACGCGGCGCTGGTGGTGGTAGACAAGCCCGCGGGCCGCCCCTCGCACCCACTGAAGCCCGGGGAGACGGGCACGGTGGCCAACGCCCTCATCGCCCGCTACCCCGAGTGTGCCCAGGCCTCCGAGGACTCGCGCGAGGGCGGGCTGTGCCACCGGCTGGACATCGAGACGTCCGGGGTGCTGCTCGCCGCGCGCACGCGCGAGGCCTGGCAGCGCATGCGCACGGCCTTCAGCGGCCGCGAGGTGGACAAGCACTACGTGGCGCTCGTCACCGGCCCCCTGGCGGACGAGGGCGAAATCGAGCTGCCGCTGCGCCACCACCCCCGGCACCCGGACCGGGTGGAGCCCGCGCTGCCGGGCGAGGAAGGGGCGCGCGAGGCGCACTCGCTGTTCCAGGTCCAGGCCCGCGCGGGGGACTTCAGCCTCGTGGAGGTGCGCATCCTCACCGGCGTGCTGCACCAGGTGCGCGCGCACCTGGCCGGCATCGGCGCGCCCCTCGTGGGGGACACGCTCTATGGCGGGCGCGAGGAGCCGGGCCTGTCCCGCTTCTTCCTGCACGCCCGGGCCCTGGGCTTCACCCACCCGGAGACGGGCCAGCGGCTCCAGGTGGAGAGCCCCCTGCCCCCGGAGCTCACCGCGGTGCTCCGCCAGCACGGCCTCTCAGGCGGAGGGCGGCCCGCGTAG
- a CDS encoding long-chain-fatty-acid--CoA ligase gives MEKIWLKHYPPGIPAEIDDRQYPSLTHLLEESFRKFADRPAFKCMGHTLTYRELDGLSRQVGAWLQARGLPRGATVAVMMPNVLQYPVCVAAILRAGYVVVNVNPLYTPRELEHQLKDSGAQALFILENFAVTLQQVLARTAVQHVVVATMGDLLGTLKGLLVNTVVRKVKKMVPPFQLPGAVPFKRVLAEGQSLTLAPVQTSREDVAFLQYTGGTTGVVKGATLLHRNVIANILQVDAWSQPTFQRKGVKQLHFVCALPMYHIFALTVCGLMGIRLGALIILIPNPRDIPGFVKTLSQQPFHVLPAVNTLYNALLHHPDFHKLDFTHLMIANGGGMAVQQAVAEKWIALTRVPLIEGYGLSETSPVVTSNLPDATEYSGTIGLPMPSTELSIRDDEGKEVPLGQPGEICIRGPQVMAGYWKRPDETAQVMTPDGFFKSGDIGIMDERGHTRIVDRKKDMILVSGFNVYPNEIEGVAAMHPGILEAAAVGVPDAHSGEAVKLFVVKKDPSLTEAQVLDFCREQLAGYKRPRSVEFRQELPKSNVGKILRRELRGPPSA, from the coding sequence ATGGAGAAGATCTGGCTCAAGCACTACCCCCCGGGGATTCCGGCGGAAATCGATGACCGGCAGTACCCGTCGTTGACCCACCTGCTGGAGGAGTCCTTCCGCAAGTTCGCCGATCGCCCCGCGTTCAAGTGCATGGGCCACACCCTTACCTACCGCGAGCTCGACGGGCTGTCGCGCCAGGTGGGGGCGTGGTTGCAGGCGCGGGGGCTGCCGCGGGGCGCCACCGTCGCCGTCATGATGCCCAATGTGTTGCAGTATCCGGTGTGCGTCGCGGCGATCCTGCGCGCGGGCTACGTGGTGGTGAACGTCAACCCGCTCTACACGCCCCGCGAGCTGGAGCACCAGCTCAAGGACAGCGGGGCCCAGGCCCTCTTCATCCTGGAGAACTTCGCCGTCACCTTGCAGCAGGTGCTGGCGCGCACGGCCGTCCAGCACGTGGTGGTGGCCACGATGGGAGACCTGCTGGGCACCCTGAAGGGGCTGCTCGTCAACACCGTGGTGCGCAAGGTCAAGAAGATGGTGCCCCCCTTCCAGCTGCCCGGCGCCGTGCCGTTCAAGCGCGTGCTGGCGGAAGGGCAATCCCTGACGCTGGCGCCCGTGCAGACCTCGCGGGAGGACGTGGCCTTCCTGCAATACACCGGGGGCACCACCGGGGTCGTCAAGGGCGCCACGCTGCTGCACCGCAACGTGATTGCCAACATCTTGCAGGTGGATGCGTGGAGCCAGCCCACCTTCCAGCGCAAGGGCGTGAAGCAGCTCCACTTCGTCTGCGCGCTGCCGATGTATCACATCTTCGCGCTCACCGTCTGCGGGCTGATGGGCATCCGCCTGGGGGCGCTGATCATCCTCATTCCCAACCCCCGCGACATTCCTGGCTTCGTGAAGACGCTGTCCCAGCAGCCCTTCCACGTCCTGCCCGCCGTCAACACGCTCTACAACGCGCTGCTCCATCACCCGGACTTCCACAAGCTCGACTTCACCCATTTGATGATCGCCAACGGCGGCGGCATGGCCGTGCAACAGGCGGTCGCCGAGAAGTGGATCGCCCTGACGCGCGTGCCCCTCATCGAGGGGTATGGCCTGTCGGAGACCTCGCCCGTGGTGACCAGCAACTTGCCGGATGCCACGGAGTACTCCGGGACCATCGGGCTGCCCATGCCGTCCACGGAGCTCTCCATCCGGGACGACGAGGGCAAGGAAGTGCCCCTGGGCCAGCCCGGGGAAATCTGTATCCGGGGGCCGCAGGTGATGGCGGGCTACTGGAAGCGCCCGGATGAGACGGCTCAGGTCATGACGCCCGATGGCTTCTTCAAGTCCGGCGACATCGGCATCATGGACGAGCGGGGCCACACCCGCATCGTGGACCGCAAGAAGGACATGATTCTCGTCTCGGGCTTCAACGTCTATCCCAACGAAATCGAGGGCGTGGCCGCCATGCACCCGGGCATCCTCGAGGCGGCCGCCGTGGGCGTGCCCGACGCGCACTCCGGCGAGGCCGTGAAGCTCTTCGTGGTGAAGAAGGACCCGTCCCTCACCGAGGCCCAGGTGCTCGACTTCTGCCGCGAGCAGCTCGCGGGCTACAAGCGGCCCCGCTCGGTGGAGTTCCGCCAGGAGCTGCCCAAGAGCAACGTGGGGAAGATTCTCCGCCGCGAGCTACGCGGGCCGCCCTCCGCCTGA
- a CDS encoding YjbQ family protein, giving the protein MKPLTAGRLGLGSWQQVFHAEFDGQRRKRVILKGMGE; this is encoded by the coding sequence ATGAAGCCCCTCACCGCAGGGAGGCTGGGATTGGGCTCCTGGCAACAGGTGTTCCACGCCGAGTTCGATGGCCAACGCCGCAAGCGGGTCATCCTCAAGGGGATGGGCGAGTAG
- a CDS encoding mechanosensitive ion channel family protein: protein MEALLAQLQTLAVAEAVPFLLKLCGAIALWFAGRTLINGFRRVLQLTMQRRKIDSTLIRYVESLFSGALTILLLLSLLGLIGVETTSFAALLAAAGIAIGSAWAGLLSNFAAGVFLLVLRPFRVGDEINAGGVTGLVQEIGLFVTSIDTADKLRIVVGNSKVLGDNITNYAHHPHRQLTFKVPLMYGIDLPEFRRLLEAQVTAIPGVLAQPGPSFEIAEFTVNGPVLAVQAWCEHREAGPVGARLSRAIQETLTTVGYLPAIQSGWGASKAA, encoded by the coding sequence GTGGAAGCGCTCCTTGCCCAGCTCCAGACCCTCGCGGTCGCGGAGGCCGTTCCTTTCCTGCTCAAGCTGTGTGGTGCCATTGCCCTGTGGTTCGCGGGGCGCACCCTCATCAACGGTTTCCGGCGCGTGCTGCAGCTCACGATGCAGCGCCGGAAGATCGACTCCACGTTGATCCGCTACGTCGAGTCCTTGTTCTCCGGCGCCCTCACCATTCTCCTGCTGCTGTCACTGCTGGGGCTGATCGGCGTCGAGACCACGTCCTTCGCGGCCCTGCTGGCCGCGGCGGGCATCGCCATCGGCTCCGCCTGGGCGGGGCTGCTGTCCAACTTCGCCGCGGGCGTCTTCCTGCTCGTGCTCCGGCCCTTCCGGGTAGGGGATGAAATCAACGCGGGCGGCGTCACGGGGCTCGTGCAGGAGATTGGCCTGTTCGTGACGTCCATCGACACGGCCGACAAGCTGCGCATCGTCGTCGGCAACAGCAAAGTGCTGGGCGACAACATCACCAACTACGCCCACCACCCCCACCGGCAGCTCACCTTCAAGGTCCCCCTGATGTATGGGATTGATCTGCCGGAGTTCCGGCGCCTGCTGGAAGCCCAGGTGACGGCGATTCCCGGGGTGCTGGCGCAGCCGGGGCCTTCCTTCGAGATCGCCGAGTTCACCGTGAACGGCCCGGTGCTCGCGGTGCAGGCCTGGTGTGAGCACCGGGAAGCAGGCCCGGTGGGCGCGCGCCTGAGCCGCGCCATCCAGGAGACCCTCACCACCGTGGGCTACCTCCCCGCCATCCAGTCGGGCTGGGGGGCCTCCAAGGCGGCTTAG
- the pcnB gene encoding polynucleotide adenylyltransferase PcnB has translation MTRDSTETPPADGPSLPAPDNAREATSSEVLTVSEPATEALPMSDVVLQAESLDLPLPTEPVEPRAEPPEPPPEALAAEAAPPEPEVVAPTTTPTGEPPAIDPLKLDPDALKVVLRLHQHGHQAYLVGGCVRDLLLGRTPKDFDVATSAHPNEVRATFRNCRLIGRRFRLAHVYFKGGKIIEVSTFRANPTELMVEPTEEEGAENGNGQGGDDLLITHDNVFGTAEQDARRRDFTINGLFYDVTEGRVIDYVRGRRDLDERYIRTIGDPEIRMREDPVRILRAVRFASKLGLDIESRTYAAMEGAVEDLPRCAPARLLEETFRLIRGGVAAPSLKLLDALDALKILLPPVAAYIRRSRENERTFYAFAEALDRRVAKGEPLDDAILLATLLVPISRAAPPPEESENSDAPPSVARSIEDLLAGFVQSARLPRRIAERCRLLLLAQRTLSGERRRRGAAFRRHPLFGEALTVFELSVEATGEFSEALNTWKSGEVPVARPEASAAEVEAGRKRRRRRRRRGGRKSGGTEGPGAADASSEAGLAEGSEAEASDDDSDGEPEGDSEELEPESSST, from the coding sequence ATGACGCGAGATTCGACAGAAACACCGCCCGCCGATGGACCGTCCCTGCCTGCGCCCGACAACGCGCGCGAGGCCACCTCTTCCGAGGTGCTGACGGTCTCCGAGCCCGCGACCGAGGCCCTTCCCATGTCTGATGTTGTGCTGCAGGCGGAATCCCTGGATCTGCCCCTGCCCACCGAGCCCGTGGAACCACGGGCCGAACCCCCCGAGCCCCCTCCGGAAGCGCTGGCCGCCGAGGCCGCCCCCCCGGAGCCGGAGGTGGTGGCCCCGACCACCACGCCCACCGGCGAGCCCCCCGCGATTGACCCCCTGAAGCTCGACCCGGACGCCCTCAAGGTCGTCCTCCGGCTGCACCAGCACGGCCACCAGGCCTACCTGGTGGGCGGGTGCGTGCGGGATCTGCTCCTGGGCCGCACGCCCAAGGACTTCGACGTGGCCACCAGCGCCCACCCGAACGAGGTGCGCGCCACCTTCCGCAACTGCCGCCTCATCGGGCGCCGGTTCCGGCTGGCCCACGTGTACTTCAAGGGCGGGAAGATCATCGAGGTCTCCACCTTCCGTGCCAACCCCACGGAGCTGATGGTGGAGCCCACCGAGGAGGAGGGGGCCGAGAACGGCAACGGCCAGGGGGGAGATGATCTGCTCATCACCCACGACAACGTCTTCGGCACCGCCGAGCAGGACGCCCGCCGCCGCGACTTCACCATCAACGGCCTGTTCTACGACGTCACCGAAGGCCGGGTGATCGACTACGTGCGTGGCCGGAGGGATCTCGACGAGCGGTACATCCGCACCATCGGCGATCCGGAGATCCGCATGCGCGAGGATCCGGTGCGCATCCTCCGGGCGGTGCGGTTCGCGAGCAAGCTGGGCCTGGACATCGAGTCGCGCACCTACGCGGCCATGGAGGGCGCGGTGGAGGACCTGCCGCGCTGCGCACCCGCCCGGCTGCTGGAGGAGACCTTCCGCCTCATCCGGGGCGGGGTGGCGGCCCCCAGCCTCAAGCTGCTCGACGCGCTGGATGCGCTGAAGATCCTGCTGCCGCCCGTGGCTGCCTACATCCGGCGCAGCCGGGAGAACGAGCGGACCTTCTACGCCTTCGCCGAGGCGCTGGACCGGCGGGTGGCGAAAGGCGAGCCGCTCGATGACGCCATCCTGCTGGCCACGTTGCTGGTGCCCATCAGCCGGGCGGCGCCGCCGCCCGAGGAGTCCGAGAACTCCGACGCCCCGCCCTCGGTCGCCCGGTCCATCGAGGATCTGCTCGCGGGCTTCGTGCAGAGCGCCCGGCTGCCGCGCCGGATCGCCGAGCGGTGCCGGTTGCTGCTGCTCGCCCAGCGCACCCTCTCCGGGGAGCGCCGCCGCCGGGGCGCGGCCTTCCGCCGGCACCCGCTGTTCGGCGAGGCGCTCACCGTCTTCGAGCTGTCCGTGGAGGCCACCGGGGAGTTCAGCGAGGCCCTGAACACGTGGAAGAGCGGCGAGGTGCCCGTGGCGCGCCCCGAGGCTTCTGCCGCGGAAGTGGAGGCAGGCCGCAAGCGCCGCCGCCGCCGCCGCCGGAGGGGAGGCCGCAAGTCCGGAGGCACCGAGGGCCCCGGGGCCGCGGACGCCTCCTCCGAGGCAGGCCTGGCGGAAGGCTCCGAGGCGGAGGCTTCGGACGATGACTCGGACGGTGAGCCGGAGGGGGACTCGGAAGAGCTCGAGCCGGAGTCCTCCAGCACCTGA